GACGGCCTGCTGGATGAACAGCAAATCATTGGTAAACAATGAAATCATTTCACCGGGCGGGCGTTTGAGAAAATAGGAATAATCCATTGACTGGATCTTAGCATACATTTCCTGTCTGACTGCCTGCAGCATTTGGTTGCCGACTCTTCCCATAGTATAACTATAGGCGTAGAGAAATAAACCCTTCAGCAGATATAAAATCACGATACCAACGCTAATAATATGCAGTTGATACCTTTCTCCGGCCGTTAAGACATTATCAATCAGCAGCTGCATCACAACCGGAGCTGCAAGGCCTGCCGCACTGGCTATAATAAAGCAAAGTAAAGAGATCATAACGATCGGCCAATATGGAACAAAAAGTTTATGCCAATATAGTGCTAGCATATATGCCCCCGTGCTGAACAAAAATACGCTGACGCTGAGATAAATAAAACCAAGGAAGGCAACGCCGCCTTCCTAATCTTGCCTCTTAATCATCTACTGCCGGGAGCCAACAATAAACTCCCCGCTAGTGAATATTCGATTCCTGCCCTGCAAATCCTGCCGAATAAAGTAATATAATAAAGAATTTTGATTTTCACCTGCGACAGGAAGCAAATCAGCAAAAACCGTGGCCAAAGAGCCGCCCACGGTTTTTGCTGCCTAAAAAAAGTCCCTTTTACACAAGAGGCCAGTGCGAATTTGCTGCCGAAGATCCGGCTCTTGCGTTAGGCATACCAATCTTTCTTTTATTTGTATTCCCGGTATGTGCTGAATACTTGGCGCCGCCATACCGTAGCCTTCGGTATCGTGCTTGCAGTTCCCTTTATTATGTTCTCCGGTGCATTAAAATCCCATACGGCACACTACTTCGGCCCTCTTGGCTCTTCAAACAGAGATCGACCATTTTGTATATAGGTCCATGGCTGCCGGCAAATCGGCAGTGTATTTTCCCGGTTGATTCATGGATGTGTTTTTCTATCCAAGCGTCACATTCGGAGAGCGTTTTCCGTTCTGACATACTTGTTCCCTCCCTCTCCCCTTTGGCTAATCGGGATTAGCCGCTGAATAGGCAGTTTTGTTTTTTCCCAAAACAAAAAGTCCCAGACCGAAAAGGTCCGGAGCTAAACTCATTTCACTGCCAAACAGCCAGCAGAGCAACAAAATTAAGATGTCTTCGCTCACTCCGCATTTCTTTCTCTGACAGTATCTGCCCGCAATCAGCATTTACCCGGTTGTTCTTTGTCATGATATTCTCCTTTGAACACAAGAAAAGCGCCCTATTCGGACGCTTCCCATGATTCGTAATTTATTATTGATCTTCCCGATAACAATGACATTCGTGTTCTTCTTCTTCCTCGCAACACTCCGGTGAAGCATCGGTAACACTGCAAAAATCATGGCAATGACCTACATCGTAACTGGTCTTACCTGCAAAGCAATGTGTATGTTCATCGCAACCACCAATATCTATTGCAGGGCCAGTCATCACATCGACCATATGCCAGTGGCACTCCCCTCCCTTCGGGTCATAGGAAGTCCTGAAACATATACGATGAACATGAGAACGACCTTTACGTATCGGCGTTCCACTTGTTCCAGTAATAAGGTGTTGGTGTTCGCAAGCTACATCTGCCATTGTTTGTGTAAGGTGTACATGCTCCATGTAGGCTTCCTCTTTATTAGGCTTATGCATTGGATATCCACGATCTTCTTCGTCTGACATTTAAAATTCACCTCCATCACATACTATGTAAAGTATACAGATAAGGTGATTGAGTATATAGTAAGCAGCCCATTCAGTATAAAAACAAATTGAAAGTGCTCTGTAAAAAATTAGAAAAAAATATTCAACGTTTGCACTAGTCACGCTGATTGAGCAGTATCAATTTCGAATATCCAAGCAAGAAAGCCGCCGGCCAATACCAGTTAGCGGGCTTTTATCTTCACCTAATTATTCCACAATCCCATCCGCCCTATTTGAACGCTTCTTCCTCTCTCTTTTGATGTATATATCTGAATAGCTTTTTATAGGCTTCATCAATTAATTCCGCATAATCCAGTAAATTATTATTGTTAACTTTTGTTACCAATTCATCAATTATAGCTTTACATTCGGGATATCAGAAACTGATATGATCTCATCTAGCATATTGCGGAGTTCAATATAGAATGGATTTCTTTCCAATACGTCCGTCTTAAAAAACAATCGGTCTTTTGGCATCTCCTTTACGGGTACCAAATCCCCTCGTTTGATCAAGTCAGATATATTTTGTTGGCTACAGTTTAAAATCTGCATTACTTCAGCAGTGTTAATTAATTCGTTTTGGATAAATTCAATCAATTTTTCTCTATTTTTAGAACAACATCCACTCATAGCCTTAACCTCTCCAGAATTCGTATTATTTCAATTGGCTGTAATTATAGCACTTTACTCGATGTATGCCAAGTAAGAGACCACAAAATAACCGTCATTTTATTGACGGTTATTTATATTTGAATAATTTGGTATAAATCATCTTCCTCACCTCGGTTTATTTTATACTATAAACCTTAGTTGTATGTGTTCTCGAATAAACTTTGTGTATTTAAGATTTAGTTCGGTCAATACCAGTGCGAATTCATCAACTGCCCTTTTGGTTGCTTCGTCCATGTTGCTCCCCCTCCTTTCTTCTTAATTTTTTTCCGAAATAGGAAATTATTGGTTTTCATCGAAGTATCACCTCAAAGGGAGGTAATACAATGAACGATCATGCCAAGGACATCTATTTACGAATCATGCAAATGATTCAAATCAAAGAGGCTCGTTTAAGGGAAAATCAGGATATGAAAGTCACTCTTCTTCAATATCCAGATTTTGAAGTAACTGAGATAGGTCGCCTGGGAAATGAATACCTTTTCTTTTCCGGGATGACTTCGCAGTCTCCGGAAACCACTCTTCTCCTTCCTGTCGAATCGATTCCAATAAGAATTGACGTAGTGGATCAGAAGGATGAGTTACCTGTAAAAGCAGTAAAGAAAATTGGGTTTCGGGGAGACATTTCAAGTAATAAATAATGGCATCTAACTTCTTAGCGTCGCTATTGGTAGTAGCGGCGCTTTCTTTTGTTTGTTCGTCTTTCTCACTCTCCTAGTGTTTATTGGCACTGCCTTTTTAAAATCTCCTGAGGAACGCATGGACCAGGGCGAAAAAGTTTCTGCCCTATTCGACGCTCGTGAAGTATACAAATAGATGTAAATGAGCGTGTCTTGAGCACATTGACCGTATGGAAGGGAAGATAGACCGACTCTCTCTCTTAAGGTATCTTCTACGAATCGGCTTTAAAGGATGATTTTTAATATGTTCCTGCAGAGGCATGGATACGGAACTATTTCAGACTGGCGGAACGCCCATGGCTATAAAACCAGGCGTGGTCTGACGCCGTAAATGAAAAAGACCCGGACAGAGTCCGGGCCATGTTTCAAAACTTCGTTGATAAGGTTGCTGTAAATCCTGATTATATGGTTACTATCCATCTCAAGATAGTATGCCTGGCGTTGGTGCCGAGGACCGGAATCGAACCGGTACGGGTGTTACCACCCGAGGGATTTTAAGTCCCTTGCGTCTGCCTGTTCCGCCACCCCGGCATTTAATTTTCTGCCTGCCGATAATAAAACTCTGTTATCGGGTCACAAAAAAACTGTTAGATTTAAATTTGGAGGCGGCACCCAGATTTGAACTGGGGGTGAAGGTTTTGCAGACCTCTGCCTTACCACTTGGCTATGCCGCCATCTTTGTTGGAGCGGAAAACGAGATTCGAACTCGCGACCCTCGCCTTGGCAAGGCGATGCTCTACCACTGAGCTACTTCCGCATTATGGTGCCGCAGGGCAGAATCGAACTGCCGACACGAGGATTTTCAGTCCTCTGCTCTACCGACTGAGCTACCGCGGCAATTATTGGCGACCTCGAAGGGATTTGAACCCTCGATCTCCGCCGTGACAGGGCGGCATGTTAGACCACTACACCACGAGGCCGTGAATGAACTGCAAAATCTATTTTATATCATTCCGGTTCTTCTGTCAACAAAATATTTAAACAAAATGACCTTTCCAATCTCTTTATGATCTCTGCAGAAATGTCGATGCTAGTCTTCAAGAGCACTCTTAACCACACGAAGCACTTCCTGAGGGGCAAAAGGCTTAATGATAAAACCGGAAGCACCCGCCTGATTCGCATCCTCTATTACCTGTTTTTGCCCAATAGCTGTTACCATAACAACGCGGGCCGAAGGATCTATTTCGTGAATTTTCTTAGCCGCCCCTATTCCATCCAGATGGGACATGGTAATATCCATCGTAACCAAATCCGGCTTATACTGCTGATAAAGCTGTACTGCCTGGTTGCCGTCTCCGGCTTCAGCCACTATTTCATAGCCTGCTTCTTTTAATAATTTGCCCAGCAACATGCGCATAAACATTGAATCGTCGCATATCAGTATTCTTGCCACATTGAATCCCCCTTGTTTAGCTCCGATAGAAATCATAAAAATGATGCGTCGGTCCGACCCCATGCCCCAGGTCGAACCCATGGCGAATCGCCATTGTTATGAACACTTTGGCCCGGCGAATCGATTCATCGAGACTCATTTTTTGCGCCAGACCGGCCGCAATGGCGGAAGAAAAGGTACAGCCGGTTCCATGGGTATGTTTGGTGTCAATTCGTTCATTCTCCAAATAGTTGAAGGTATATCCATCAAAAACCA
This genomic stretch from Acetonema longum DSM 6540 harbors:
- a CDS encoding YmaF family protein, whose translation is MSDEEDRGYPMHKPNKEEAYMEHVHLTQTMADVACEHQHLITGTSGTPIRKGRSHVHRICFRTSYDPKGGECHWHMVDVMTGPAIDIGGCDEHTHCFAGKTSYDVGHCHDFCSVTDASPECCEEEEEHECHCYREDQ
- a CDS encoding helix-turn-helix domain-containing protein yields the protein MSGCCSKNREKLIEFIQNELINTAEVMQILNCSQQNISDLIKRGDLVPVKEMPKDRLFFKTDVLERNPFYIELRNMLDEIISVSDIPNVKL
- a CDS encoding response regulator codes for the protein MARILICDDSMFMRMLLGKLLKEAGYEIVAEAGDGNQAVQLYQQYKPDLVTMDITMSHLDGIGAAKKIHEIDPSARVVMVTAIGQKQVIEDANQAGASGFIIKPFAPQEVLRVVKSALED